Proteins from one Odocoileus virginianus isolate 20LAN1187 ecotype Illinois chromosome 29, Ovbor_1.2, whole genome shotgun sequence genomic window:
- the LOC110148609 gene encoding epididymis-specific alpha-mannosidase-like: MEPRGWLPLLLQLGLMWPLGAPSEPRLRVFVVPHSHMDVGWLHTVQESMQAYVTNVYNSVVEELTLEKKRRFIAVEQEYFRLWWDGVASDGQKGQVHQLVAEGRLEFVLGGQVMHDEAVTHFDDQILQLTEGHGFLYETFGIRPQFSWQVDPFGASATTPTLFALAGFNAHIISRINYNLKKVMQDNQQLQFVWRGSRSLSAQQEIFTHVLDQFGYCSEGFYWDGEPIFPHPPENGWYPSMQFPVTWERLQSFVEHGVSMEYATLGSYFRAVHAHQLSWPVRDQRDFLPYSSDMHHAWTGFYASRGGLKALARRASTLLYAAESMFTRHVLSPPHPNLDPAWGLQQLQQLRWAVSEVQHHDAITGTHALKVGDMFVEHLSSGMQGVQTLMASIIQDRSPAHSGPEAGGRFAVVYNPLAWTVTTIITLTVDFPNVSITDESGRPVPAQAQRSKEVPSAYDLHVLTTIPGLSYRHYSIQPSRRPQEGTLEPVTSLASSRQFGRRLRRSGGPAGGSLVPVENDCYTVFLDKDTNLMHSIWERWSNQTVQVTQTFMEYHAKSDFDQGPISDNYVFRPSGRAKPAWEAVRMEIVAGPLVTEIRQDFYREVDDREPTFAIYSRLAHGPQSSDGELLCHRIEQEYRVGPLELNREAILRTSTDLNTGRVLYSDNNGYQMQRRPYRNYTNNIIAQNYYPMVQSAFIQDRRSRLVLLSEQAHGVSSQGNGQVEVMLHRRLWNNDKWALDNDLTLNDSSVVHPVLWLLLGSWTLTSGLRQRSGLALQHRPVVMLREMNETALRGSGSRQQEAVTLPPSVHLQILSIPGWKYSLSHKEHLRTLRKGEAGHEARADLRRVLLRLQHLYEVDQDPVLSQPVTVNLQSVLRGLGSVVSVEERSLTGTWDVRKIHRWTWSTRDFHRYRGSACRPSPPLGGPNITIYPKEIRTFFIHFQEW; the protein is encoded by the exons ATGGAGCCGCGGGGCTGGCTGCCTCTGCTCCTGCAGTTGGGCCTGATGTGGCCCCTGGGGGCTCCTTCTGAGCCCCGACTGAGGGTATTCGTGGTTCCGCACAGCCACATGGACGTGGGCTGGCTGCACACCGTGCAG gagagCATGCAGGCTTATGTCACCAACGTCTACAACTCCGTGGTGGAGGAGCTGACCCTTGAGAAGAAGCGCAGGTTCATCGCTGTGGAGCAGGAGTATTTCCGGCTCTGGTGGGATGGCGTCGCCTCGGACGGGCAGAAAGGCCAG GTCCACCAGCTCGTGGCTGAAGGTCGCCTGGAGTTTGTCCTCGGAGGCCAGGTCATGCACGACGAGGCTGTGACCCACTTTGATGACCAGATCCTCCAGCTCACAG AAGGACACGGGTTTCTCTATGAAACATTTGGGATTCGACCACAATTCTCCTGGCAGGTGGACCCATTTGGTGCATCCGCCACGACCCCCACCCTCTTTGCCCTAGCAGGCTTCAATGCCCACATCATCTCCAGGATCAACTACAACCTGAAGAAAGTCATGCAGGATAACCAG CAGCTGCAGTTCGTGTGGCGAGGGTCCAGATCCCTGTCGGCGCAGCAGGAAATCTTCACACACGTCCTGGACCAGTTTGGCTACTGCTC TGAAGGATTTTACTGGGATGGCGAGCCCATCTTCCCACATCCTCCTGAGAATGGCTGGTACCCTTCCATGCAATTCCCCGTCACTTGGGAAAGACTCCAATCCTTTGTTGAG CACGGCGTCTCGATGGAGTACGCCACGCTGGGCAGCTACTTCCGGGCTGTGCACGCGCACCAGCTCTCCTGGCCGGTCCGAGACCAGCGAGACTTCCTGCCCTATTCCTCGG ACATGCATCACGCCTGGACTGGATTCTACGCCTCCCGAGGCGGGCTCAAGGCGCTGGCGAGGCGAGCCAGCACTCTGCTGTATGCCGCGGAGTCCATGTTCACACGCCACGTGCTGTCGCCTCCCCACCCAAACCTGGACCCGGCCTGGGGcctgcagcagctccagcagcTCCGCTGGGCGGTCTCCGAG GTCCAGCACCACGACGCCATCACCGGGACTCACGCCCTCAAGGTTGGTGACATGTTTGTGGAGCACCTGAGCAGCGGGATGCAAGGGGTGCAGACGCTGATGGCCTCCATCATCCAGGACAGGTCTCCAGCCCACTCAG GCCCAGAGGCTGGGGGACGCTTTGCGGTGGTCTATAACCCGCTGGCCTGGACggtcaccaccatcatcaccctgaCTGTGGACTTCCCCAATGTCAGCATCACAGACGAGTCAGGCCGCCCCGTGCCTGCACAG GCCCAAAGATCAAAGGAGGTGCCCTCTGCCTATGACCTGCACGTGCTGACCACGATCCCAGGACTCAGTTACCGGCACTACAGCATCCAGCCCAGCAGGAGGCCCCAGGAgggcactctggagcctgtgaccTCCTTGGCCAGCTCCAGGCAGTTTGGACGCAGACTCAGGAGAAGTGGCGGGCCGGCGGGCGGGAGCCTGGTGCCTGTGGAGAATGACTGCTACACCGTGTTCCTAGACAAGGACACCAACTTGATGCACAGCATCTGGGAGAG GTGGAGTAACCAAACAGTCCAGGTGACCCAGACTTTCATGGAGTATCACGCGAAGAGTGATTTTGATCAAGGCCCCATTTCAGACAATTATGTGTTTAGACCCAGTGGTAGAGCAAAGCCCGCGTGGGAGGCTGTGAGGATGGAGATCGTGGCGGGGCCACTGGTGACTGAGATCCGGCAGGACTTCTACAG GGAGGTGGATGACAGGGAGCCCACGTTCGCCATCTACTCCCGGCTGGCCCACGGGCCCCAGAGCTCTGACGGGGAGCTGCTCTGCCATCGCATAGAGCAGGAGTACCGGGTGGGCCCCTTGGAGCTGAACCGTGAGGCCATCCTGAGGACCAGCACCGACCTGAACACGGGGCGGGTCCTCTACTCGGACAACAACGGCTACCAGATGCAGCGCAGGCCCTACAGGAACTACACGAACAACATCATCGCTCAG AACTACTACCCCATGGTGCAGTCAGCCTTCATCCAGGACAGACGAAGCAGGCTGGTGCTGCTGTCCGAGCAGGCGCACGGCGTCTCCAGCCAAGGGAATGGGCAGGTGGAG GTGATGCTCCACCGGCGACTGTGGAACAATGACAAGTGGGCCCTGGACAACGACCTCACACTGAACGACTCGTCGGTCGTCCACCCGGTGCTCTGGCTCCTGCTGGGATCCTGGACCCTCACCAGTGGCCTGCGCCAGAGGAGTGGGCTGGCACTGCAGCACCGGCCCGTTGTGATGCTCAGAGAGATGAATG AGACTGCCCTGCGTGGCTCAGGCTCCAGGCAGCAAGAGGCTGTGACGCTGCCCCCAAGCGTCCACCTGCAGATCCTCAGCATCCCTGGCTGGAAGTACAGCTTAAGCCACAAAGAGCACCTGCGGACTCTCCGGAAAGGTGAGGCAGGT CACGAGGCCAGGGCAGACCTCCGCCGTGTCCTGCTGCGGCTCCAGCACCTGTATGAGGTGGACCAGGACCCCGTGCTGTCTCAGCCTGTGACAGTGAACCTGCAG TCTGTGCTGCGGGGACTGGGCTCCGTGGTGTCCGTGGAGGAGCGTTCGCTCACAGGGACCTGGGACGTGAGGAAGATACATCGCTGGACCTGGAGTACGCGGGACTTTCACCGCTACAGAGGTTCTGCCTG TCGTCCCTCACCACCCCTGGGAGGCCCCAACATCACCATCTACCCGAAGGAGATCCGCACGTTCTTCATTCACTTTCAAGAGTGGTGA